ACTGCGGGCAGGGCGGAGTCCTTTTCCTGCGGCAGCCCGTGGCGCAGTTCGCGGAACCGGTCAGCGTTCCGCACAAAGACGTTCGCAAGAATCGGGTCGAACTGGCTGCCCGCGCAGAGCCTGATTTCGTCCACCACTCGCTCGAAGGTGCGCGCCGGGCGGTAGGGGCGGTCCTGGAGCATGGCCGACACCGAGTCGGCCAGGGCGATGACCCGGGCCCCGAAGGGAATGGCAGCGCCCGTCAGACCGGAGGGGTAACCCTTGCCGTCGAATCGCTCGTGATGGTGCAGGATCATCTCCACCACGCCCGCCTCGGCCAGTGGCCGCACCGGTCGCACGATCTGCGCGCCGATGGCCGGGTGG
The genomic region above belongs to Desulfovibrio aminophilus DSM 12254 and contains:
- a CDS encoding HD-GYP domain-containing protein — translated: MIPSSSCAPRPVPGASCGCIALILHQFAESLGKAIDAKDHHTWRHSDEVADLARELALLQGATPFEADLIHLAGHLHDIGKIGVSDTLLRKTGPLSVAEWGELRRHPAIGAQIVRPVRPLAEAGVVEMILHHHERFDGKGYPSGLTGAAIPFGARVIALADSVSAMLQDRPYRPARTFERVVDEIRLCAGSQFDPILANVFVRNADRFRELRHGLPQEKDSALPAVLETALAV